One Methanobrevibacter sp. DNA segment encodes these proteins:
- a CDS encoding HVO_0476 family zinc finger protein, whose translation MDCPICGSDEIEILNSKQKSSKKKLMEEYLLKCEDCGHVFKDIISLKKPRPYRLIISEQDKSHKTTIDLSPSDELKTGDVLLSELGQVEVTSIEIKDKRVNKAKLEDVDTIWASSIEIPARIGFSVDLHGEVDSYKVDLERDFEIAPGDIVKIDKHIVKVHVIKTQDRKLTSGFARANVIKRVYSKPVKFNNYDYDLTKDIFKKHKRKKHEGIY comes from the coding sequence ATGGACTGTCCAATTTGCGGTAGTGATGAAATAGAAATTTTAAACTCGAAACAGAAATCATCAAAGAAAAAGCTAATGGAAGAATATTTATTGAAATGTGAAGATTGCGGTCATGTTTTTAAGGACATCATTTCCTTAAAAAAACCAAGGCCTTACAGATTAATTATTTCCGAGCAGGATAAATCTCATAAAACTACAATTGACCTCTCACCAAGTGATGAGCTGAAAACAGGTGATGTTTTACTTTCAGAATTGGGTCAGGTTGAAGTAACCAGTATTGAAATTAAAGACAAGAGAGTAAACAAGGCAAAACTTGAAGATGTTGATACCATTTGGGCTTCTTCAATTGAAATTCCGGCACGTATCGGATTTTCTGTAGATTTGCATGGTGAAGTTGACTCCTATAAAGTGGATTTGGAAAGGGATTTTGAAATAGCTCCTGGAGATATTGTAAAAATTGATAAACATATAGTTAAAGTTCATGTCATTAAAACTCAGGACAGGAAACTCACTTCTGGATTTGCCAGAGCTAATGTAATCAAGAGGGTGTATTCCAAACCTGTCAAATTTAATAATTACGACTATGATTTAACTAAAGATATTTTCAAAAAACATAAAAGGAAAAAACATGAAGGTATTTATTGA
- the hacB gene encoding homoaconitase small subunit has translation MELIKGKTWTFGKNIDTDVIIPGRYLRTFNPQDLADHVLEGERPDFTKNVKQGDIIVADENFGCGSSREQAPVAIKTAGVEAIVAKSFARIFYRNAINIGLPVIVSDIDAEDGDIISIDLSKGTLVNETNGQSTTFEPFKDFMLNILEDGGLVNHHLKEKE, from the coding sequence ATGGAACTTATTAAAGGAAAAACATGGACTTTTGGGAAAAATATCGATACCGATGTAATTATTCCCGGAAGATATTTAAGAACATTCAATCCACAGGATTTGGCAGACCATGTTCTTGAAGGTGAACGTCCGGATTTTACAAAAAACGTCAAACAGGGAGACATTATTGTTGCAGATGAAAATTTCGGATGCGGTTCATCAAGAGAACAGGCTCCTGTAGCTATCAAAACAGCAGGAGTTGAGGCAATTGTTGCCAAATCATTTGCAAGGATTTTTTATAGAAATGCAATTAACATAGGATTGCCGGTCATTGTTTCTGATATTGATGCTGAAGATGGGGATATCATATCCATTGATTTATCCAAAGGAACTTTAGTAAATGAAACTAATGGACAATCAACTACTTTCGAACCGTTTAAAGATTTTATGTTGAATATTTTAGAAGATGGCGGATTAGTCAATCATCATTTAAAAGAAAAAGAATAA